A genomic segment from Pyrodictium occultum encodes:
- a CDS encoding KaiC domain-containing protein, which yields MAERVKTGIPGFDEILYGGIPRRNVVLLSGGPGTGKTIMSQQYLWNGLQMGEPGVYVALEEHPVQIRINMSQFGWDVRPYEKEGVFAIVDAFTGGIGEAAKRERYVVRDPSDVGLLIDVLKEAIRDTGAQRVAIDSVSTLYLTKPSVARSVVMMLKRVLSGLGTTSFLVSQVSVTERGFGGPGVEHAADGIIRLDLDEIEGELKRSLIVWKMRGTKHSMRRHPFEITDKGIVIYHNKVLRITRRGVLEEAVGGP from the coding sequence ATGGCTGAGCGTGTTAAGACGGGTATACCCGGGTTTGACGAGATACTCTACGGCGGCATACCCCGGAGGAACGTTGTCCTCCTCAGCGGAGGCCCGGGCACCGGCAAGACCATCATGAGCCAGCAGTACCTCTGGAACGGGCTCCAGATGGGGGAGCCCGGGGTATATGTCGCGCTCGAGGAGCACCCCGTCCAGATAAGGATAAACATGAGCCAGTTCGGCTGGGATGTGAGGCCCTACGAGAAGGAGGGAGTCTTCGCCATTGTAGATGCCTTCACCGGCGGGATAGGAGAGGCTGCTAAGAGGGAGCGCTACGTCGTACGCGACCCCAGCGACGTGGGGCTTCTGATAGACGTGCTTAAGGAGGCCATAAGGGATACCGGAGCCCAGCGGGTGGCTATAGACTCCGTGTCCACACTCTACCTCACCAAGCCCAGTGTGGCGCGCAGCGTGGTGATGATGCTGAAGAGGGTGCTAAGCGGGCTCGGCACGACGAGCTTCCTGGTGAGCCAGGTGTCCGTCACCGAGAGGGGCTTCGGCGGCCCCGGCGTCGAGCACGCGGCTGATGGCATCATAAGGCTAGACCTTGACGAGATCGAGGGCGAGCTAAAGCGCAGCCTCATAGTATGGAAGATGAGGGGCACCAAGCATAGTATGAGGAGGCACCCCTTCGAGATAACCGACAAGGGGATAGTGATCTACCACAACAAGGTGCTCCGCATAACTAGGCGGGGCGTGTTGGAGGAGGCTGTGGGTGGGCCCTAG
- a CDS encoding DUF2299 domain-containing protein: protein MAKQAREKITAWLTDAGLVVAPLNAPMPSNAEWGLLVATPPPLQVKLRVIGLKNGDVILSIGVNFSEQHREEVRKMPVEERVRFTAQLLERLIAVCPYCRVALNGSIDSPEAIVAEVLLSGDEVSRQRIMDGVARLVNLFLMVNAVLWERFPGTVAGKEPQSQSFI, encoded by the coding sequence TTGGCCAAGCAGGCCAGGGAGAAGATTACAGCATGGCTTACCGACGCTGGGCTCGTGGTGGCGCCCCTCAACGCCCCGATGCCCTCGAACGCCGAGTGGGGCCTCCTGGTTGCAACGCCTCCTCCTCTCCAGGTCAAGCTGCGCGTCATAGGGCTGAAGAATGGCGACGTGATCCTCAGCATTGGTGTCAACTTCTCGGAGCAGCATAGGGAGGAGGTTAGGAAGATGCCGGTTGAGGAGCGTGTGAGGTTTACCGCCCAGCTGCTTGAAAGGCTAATAGCGGTGTGCCCATACTGCCGCGTGGCGCTCAATGGTAGTATAGACTCTCCGGAGGCTATTGTAGCCGAGGTGCTCTTATCCGGGGACGAGGTCTCCAGGCAGAGGATTATGGACGGTGTGGCCAGGCTTGTCAACCTGTTCCTCATGGTTAACGCTGTACTCTGGGAGAGGTTCCCGGGCACCGTGGCTGGCAAGGAGCCGCAGAGCCAGTCCTTCATATAG
- a CDS encoding cation:proton antiporter: MEAAGAAVLLGLLLLAAKASEEAAERLGLPGFAGSVLAGLILSRAVTGLVSPSDLGQASLLFMLGINFTLFLAGVEELSNPSLLRPRVREVLVSLLLLSLSIASVLPLLHVIASMPLRVELALAIVMAMVSAGPLMKILLSKGTLREQDVAAMRIALIAEVAGLTLFNTVAQGLSVDKLVESAAFIILIYLFGRHYLDKFMLFIERHMAVREAPFAIVVSLVIMAGYIAEVLGFNAAVTALLLGVSLSEYMELRPLYLERVRAFTYGFLEPLFFIGIGVNAARPGLPTLLLSLALLAASSAPKIAVAMLEGFRGRESLLYLAKGGVDAALLLTLLQDGLLGYDAYTAVLMAIVASTILSSLSLRVTERRPDILRLRLRDVDLQMNVIHADETAEYAARVVSEKGAVVVVDEHMRPAGYVVAEDLVGVDPQLLRRLPVRFFTRTEVPIVTADTRLVEILSNAALLHEPIIAVVNEKGEVVGTITVRTLLSLLIGQKEGAASQRRGRGSEAPAPQHPRGGRDAPPSSR; encoded by the coding sequence ATGGAGGCTGCTGGGGCTGCAGTACTGCTAGGGCTACTGCTGCTCGCAGCCAAGGCTAGCGAGGAGGCTGCAGAGCGGCTAGGGCTACCCGGGTTTGCGGGCTCTGTGCTAGCGGGGCTTATCCTGAGCAGGGCTGTGACGGGGCTGGTTTCGCCGAGCGATCTGGGCCAGGCGTCTCTCCTCTTCATGCTCGGTATAAACTTCACGCTCTTCCTGGCGGGCGTGGAGGAGCTCTCGAACCCCTCGCTGCTCCGTCCAAGAGTGAGAGAAGTTCTCGTGTCCCTGCTGCTCCTCTCGCTATCGATTGCCTCCGTTCTCCCGCTTCTCCACGTGATAGCCTCGATGCCTCTCCGAGTAGAGCTGGCCTTGGCTATAGTAATGGCTATGGTAAGCGCCGGGCCTTTGATGAAGATACTGCTCTCCAAGGGGACGCTCAGGGAGCAGGATGTAGCTGCTATGAGGATCGCGCTGATAGCGGAGGTGGCTGGGCTGACGCTCTTCAACACTGTGGCCCAGGGGCTGAGCGTCGACAAGCTTGTGGAGTCCGCAGCGTTCATCATATTGATCTACCTGTTCGGGAGGCACTACCTGGACAAGTTCATGCTGTTCATAGAGAGGCACATGGCTGTCAGGGAGGCGCCCTTCGCTATAGTGGTCTCGCTCGTTATAATGGCTGGCTATATAGCCGAGGTGCTGGGCTTTAATGCCGCCGTGACCGCCCTGCTGCTCGGCGTCTCGCTCTCCGAGTATATGGAGCTACGCCCGCTCTACCTGGAGCGCGTGAGGGCGTTCACCTACGGGTTCCTCGAGCCGCTATTCTTCATAGGCATAGGCGTTAACGCTGCTAGGCCCGGCCTTCCCACACTGCTCCTCTCGCTAGCCCTCCTAGCGGCCTCCTCGGCGCCTAAGATAGCGGTAGCCATGCTCGAGGGGTTCCGGGGGAGGGAGAGCCTCCTCTACCTGGCTAAGGGCGGGGTTGACGCCGCGCTGCTCCTCACACTCCTCCAGGACGGGCTGCTGGGCTATGACGCCTACACTGCAGTGCTTATGGCTATAGTGGCGTCTACCATACTCTCCTCGTTGTCGCTCCGCGTGACCGAGCGCCGGCCGGATATACTGCGGCTGAGGCTACGCGACGTAGACCTCCAAATGAACGTTATCCATGCCGACGAGACGGCTGAGTACGCGGCCCGGGTCGTCTCGGAGAAGGGGGCCGTTGTAGTAGTGGACGAGCACATGAGGCCTGCAGGCTACGTGGTTGCAGAGGATCTTGTAGGGGTTGATCCGCAGCTGCTCCGGCGCCTGCCCGTGCGCTTCTTCACGCGCACCGAGGTGCCTATAGTTACCGCCGACACAAGGCTTGTAGAGATACTCTCAAACGCGGCCCTGCTCCACGAGCCTATAATAGCCGTGGTCAACGAGAAGGGGGAGGTGGTGGGCACTATAACGGTTAGGACGCTGCTCTCACTACTCATAGGCCAGAAGGAGGGGGCGGCCTCGCAGCGGCGTGGGAGGGGCTCGGAAGCGCCGGCCCCACAACATCCTCGGGGAGGGCGGGACGCTCCCCCGAGTTCTAGGTAG